A DNA window from Mucilaginibacter xinganensis contains the following coding sequences:
- a CDS encoding DUF6340 family protein gives MKLIQSACIIVLLFLSSCSAPLYVAVPVDYTAKLNFRPDSTIIVLINQFDVTQAKVNNKKKLDVIKSGAAAAINYAGLELGSLPHVKVINLVDSLNLPVNTDSVKLIAAKNKANYVMALKGFSADIGLSEISNNTSYYNTNTTVNFVLYENNGIYYRKLDGKSVDPQSEQPYMGLIPTLLIHPTIKGNKQSIKTSAEHATENALQDYFPYTITHNRPLYNDAIFLPAIKEIQSGNLKKADSLLQPFLQDKNPQIASKAAYNLAVVYESEGDIDSALDLAQQSSDKYKNEFATLILADLKEE, from the coding sequence ATGAAACTAATTCAATCTGCCTGCATTATCGTGTTACTTTTCCTTAGTTCATGTTCCGCGCCATTATATGTTGCAGTGCCTGTGGATTATACCGCAAAACTGAATTTCAGGCCTGATTCAACCATCATCGTGCTCATTAATCAGTTTGATGTAACGCAGGCAAAGGTCAATAACAAAAAGAAGCTGGATGTAATTAAATCAGGAGCGGCTGCAGCTATTAATTATGCCGGATTGGAACTGGGCTCGCTGCCGCATGTTAAGGTGATTAACCTGGTTGACTCCCTCAATCTACCTGTAAATACCGATTCGGTTAAACTGATCGCAGCAAAAAATAAAGCAAATTATGTAATGGCCCTGAAAGGGTTTTCTGCTGATATAGGTTTGTCAGAAATATCAAACAATACCAGTTATTATAACACCAATACTACCGTAAATTTTGTTTTGTATGAGAATAACGGTATTTATTACCGCAAGCTTGATGGCAAGTCTGTAGATCCGCAGTCGGAGCAGCCTTATATGGGCCTTATACCAACGTTGTTGATTCATCCAACTATAAAGGGAAACAAACAATCTATTAAAACGTCGGCGGAGCATGCCACGGAAAATGCCCTGCAGGATTATTTTCCCTATACCATTACCCATAACAGGCCACTTTACAACGATGCTATTTTTCTGCCCGCTATAAAAGAAATCCAGTCAGGTAACCTGAAAAAGGCCGATAGCTTACTTCAGCCTTTTTTGCAGGATAAAAACCCGCAGATAGCAAGCAAGGCCGCCTATAACCTGGCCGTAGTATATGAATCGGAAGGAGACATTGATTCCGCACTCGACCTGGCACAGCAATCATCAGATAAATATAAAAATGAATTTGCTACACTGATTCTTGCTGATCTGAAAGAGGAGTAA
- a CDS encoding GNAT family N-acetyltransferase translates to MPIANSEIERPKPVIEQIRPEHTWQLRRDVLYPGMTKHEMEMEEDADGMHFGAFTDNKLAGVISLFQHGDEYQFRKLAVNTAMQNNGIGSILLKYVIKHVEDDGGKRIWCNARTNAIGFYLKLGFTKTGEPFTKNGISYVIMQKWLTPLSDQQESV, encoded by the coding sequence ATGCCAATAGCTAACTCCGAAATTGAACGCCCGAAACCCGTAATCGAGCAGATTCGCCCTGAGCATACCTGGCAGCTACGCCGGGATGTTTTGTATCCCGGTATGACGAAGCATGAAATGGAAATGGAGGAAGATGCAGACGGTATGCATTTTGGCGCCTTTACAGATAATAAGCTGGCGGGGGTGATTTCACTTTTTCAGCATGGTGATGAGTACCAGTTTCGCAAGCTGGCTGTTAACACGGCGATGCAAAATAACGGGATAGGGAGTATTTTATTAAAGTACGTTATAAAGCATGTTGAAGATGATGGTGGCAAACGCATCTGGTGCAATGCACGCACAAATGCTATTGGATTTTATTTAAAGCTTGGATTTACCAAAACCGGCGAGCCATTTACCAAAAACGGGATAAGCTACGTGATCATGCAAAAATGGCTTACTCCTCTTTCAGATCAGCAAGAATCAGTGTAG